In Flavobacterium piscisymbiosum, the sequence TTGTGGCAGAAAAGGTATCCACTCCAATCATCATGTGCCACGATTGTGCCACAAAACTTAGACGGGTGAAATATTTTTAAAAAACGCCTTAACTTTTTGTGGCAAAACAGGTATCCATTCCATTCTAATAAAAGTTTTAAATCGGCCAGACGAACATTGAGCGGTATTGAAGTTGTACATATGCCTGAGATGTTTAGACCAGGGAGAACTATGTTTAAATCATTCTGTAAATTATCCGTTTAACTTTTAAATTACTTAAATTCTTATATTTGATTCTGACAGATGCGACAGACCCTTTCTTTTTCACTGTTAAGCAACTTCACTAATAATTGAACTCAAAAAAAGTTTTAAATTTAAAAACAATGCATTCTTATCCTAGTAAATCAGTTTTTAATACTGCACCATTACTTGCATTCGTTACCAATGCTCTATATTGTCCAAGCCATTTTGAAGTTAACATTTTTTTAGTGGGTTGGAATACTGCTTTTCTGGCATTTATTTCGTCATGGCTTAAGTTCACAGATAAGGTATATCCATCTACATCAATATGTATTTCATCTCCGTCTTTTAGAAGACCAATCATACCGCCTTCTGCCGCTTCGGGAGAAACATGACCAATTGAAGCGCCTCTGGTGGCACCGCTGAACCTTCCGTCAGTTATTAAAGCTACAGAACTTCCCAATCCCATCCCCATAATTAAACTAGTTGGAGACAACATTTCCTGCATTCCGGGCCCGCCTTTTGGACCCTCATATCTAATAACCACGACATTTCCAGCTTTTACTTTTCCCATCATTATTCCCGCAATCGCTTCGGTCTGACCATCAAAACAAACTGCTTTTCCTGTAAAGACCCTTGTACCAGTAAGGCCGGCAGTTTTAATTACAGCACCTTGCTCGGCAAGATTGCCATACAAAATAGCAAGTCCGCCAACTTTGCTATACGGATTGTCTATTGTATGAATAATGTTAGTGTCTTTGATTTCAGCATTTGCTATTTTTTCCAATAAAGTTTCACCGCTGATCGTCAAATTATCAATCAGAACTCCTGAGCCTCTTTTGTTCATTTCTTTCATAACCGCATTTACACCGCCCGCTCTGTTTATATCTTCCATATGAACCGTACTTAGACTTGGCGATATTTTAGCAATATGAGAAACATTTCCCGAAATGGTATTAATATCTTTTAATTGGAAATCAACATCAGCTTCATTTGCAATAGCAAGCATATGTAATACCGTATTACTGCTTCCACCCATCGCCATGTCGACTGCAAAAGCATTTCTAACCGCATTTTCGTTTAAAATATTCCTTAGTTTAAACTTTTCTATCTCATTTTGATCTTTCGCGATAGTACAGATTCTTCGGGCAGCCTGGCGATACAATTCTTCACGTTCCGGAGTCTGAGCCAGTATTGTTCCGTTGCCGGGTAAAGCAATGCCCATAGCTTCCATTAATGTGTTCATAGAATTGGCTGTAAACATTCCAGAACAGCTTCCACCGCTGGGGCATGCATTGCATTCTATATCATACAACTCTTCTTCTGTAATTTTACCAGCTTCGTGCTTTCCAACCGCTTCAAATGCGGTAGCAAGATCGATTGGCGCGCCATTTTTTGTATATCCTTTTGACATCGGTCCACCACTAACAAAAATAGTAGGAACATCAACCCGCAATGCCCCCATAATCATTCCGGGGACGATTTTATCGCAGTTTGGAATGGCAATCATAGCATCGAGTTTATGAGCATTCATCACACTTTCAATTGAGTTTGCTATAATTTCGCGGCTTGGAAGAGAATATAACATTCCATCATGTCCCATTGCAATTCCATCATCTATTCCAATAGTATTAAATTCGAAGGGCACGCAGCCGTTGGCCCTAATTTCTTCTTTGATAATTTCGGCTACTTTATTTAGAAAAAAATGTCCTGGAATAATCTCAATAAAAGAATTGGCTACACCAATAAAAGGTTTCCCAAAATCCTCATTTTTTAGTCCGGTTGCTCTTAATAATGCTCTATGAGGTGTTCTTTGAACCCCTTTTTTTACTTCATCGCTTCTCATATGTTTTTTTTTAATTGTATTCTGCAGATACTAATTTTTGCTTAAGGATATTATATTTGAGATTTAATTCTACTGAGTGTTTCAGGCGAAATATTAAGGTAGGCCGCAAGATTTGCATTCGATAATCTCTGAACCAGTTCAGGATTATTTTTAAGAAGACCTCTATAACGTTCCGATGCATTTTGGGTAAGTAAGCTATTTAGTTTAGATGTGATTACAGTTAATCCATATTCAAGAATATAGATGTACATTTTATCCCATTGCGGGATTGTTTCTCTTAAACGGAAAAAATCATGATGGGAAATAACTAATAGTTCTGAATTTTCAACTGCCTCAATGTATTCTAAAGAAGATTCTCTTGAAATGAAGCTTACAATGGATGTTAAAAAAGTATTTTCAAACGCCATGAATCTCGTAGATATACTATGATCATTGTTACTGTAATACAATCGCAGGCATCCTTTATTTATAAAGAAAATTTGATCAGCAGTTTGATTTTCCCGAAGCAGTAACTGATTTTTTGATGCATTATAGGGCTTAAAAAAAGAAAGAACATTATCTAGCTGTTCTTCATTTATAGTTGTTTCGTCCTTTATAAGCTGCGCAAGTACCTTTTTCATTTTTTAATTACTTTTTCATTGCGTCAAAATTATGCTAAATTGATTTTATAGACATTGACATTGATCAAAATCGTAATTTTCTTCAAAAAGTTTGATTGTAGTAAATGATGGTACAATTTTTTGTAACCCCGATTAGAATATTTTTTTATCCGAAAGAACTTCCTCTTTGAGTATTTTATTTAACTCTAAAAATTTTTAAAATGAAAGAAAAAAATCAAATTTCGATGGAGATTGTCAATCCTAAAGCTGCAGGAATAGACATCGGAAGCAGGGGTCATTTTGTAGCTATTGGTCAAAAGGAAGAACACATAAGAGAGTTTGGTGTTTATAATGAAGACCTCAAAGCAATATCAAATTGGCTTAAAGAAAATGGCATCCTAACCATAGCAATGGAAAGTACAGGCACTTATTGGCAAGCATTATATGCTGTTTTGCTCAACGATGGTTTTCAAGTGATATTGTGCAATGGAAAATTCACCAAAAACATCCTATAACAGGGGATATTTCGGGTAATTATACTGGTAGTTTATTACGTTATGACTTTAGCGGGCAAAACATTATTAGCAGTACACCACTGGAAATAGACTTACATCAGGAAGAAAAACAATTAGCCGGAGAGTGGAAAGAAACAGGGGGAGACGCAGTAGTTTTTGCAGCCCGAATACAGGAAAATGCGATCGTATTTAAAGACTCCAAAATAGACCGTACGGAACACTTTTACAAGGGGCGATCCAATACATATGAATTTAAGGAAGCGCAACTTCAATTGCTGCAGACGGACGAATCACTGTTTATCATAGGCAACCTCCAGCTCTATAACATCGAGGAACGGGAGAACGAAAAGCCCATGTACATCATTTTAGAGAAAAAACAATCGAGACCTGTTACCACGGCCAGTGAAATACTATCCAAAATTGTCGTTTATCCCAACCCTTTTGAAAGTAGTTTTCAATTGAGTTTTGATTTAACCGAAACTACCAACGTAACTGCAAGTGTACACTCCTTATCGGGACAATTGCTCTATACTACCCAATGGGACAGTCTGAGCCAGGGCACACTAAGCAAAACCATAAGCCTTAACGCCCCCTCTGGTTACTATGTGCTCCGCCTGAATTACGGACAAGAAGTAAAAACTGCTATTTTAATTAAAAAATAAGAATTATGAAAAAGAAATATTATATATTAGTTCTTGCGTTCTTATGTATGCTTGTAGGGCAAAGTAGTTATGCACAAACCTCTGGTGGGGATTATGGTTGGGATATTGATCTTCCAGAGATATGTGTAGGAGCAGGTTGTGATGATGACGGTGGTAGTCCTGACTCAGGAGATCCTTGCGATATTTGGAGTTCATCTTATGATTACAACACATGCCATGGCGGGAACAATAATGACACAGGAGATCCTTGCGATCCATTGAGCAGTGCGTATAATCCTAATCAATGTGGAGGTGACACAGGAGATCCTTGTGACCCATACAGCTATGCTTATGATTATACCGTTTGTTATGGAGAAACAACTAATCCAGATCCGCCTATACAAATTGATCCTGAACCCTGTGATGGCAAATTGGAAGCAGAAAATAAAAGTAATTCAATTCCAAATAACATACAATCTTCCACAGCAGATGCTCTTGATGCGGCATCAGCTATAGATGGTTTTGAACATGGAATTACTTTTGGTAAAGATGCAAATGGTCAAATAACTCAAGCTCCTATTAGAGATGGAGGTGTTTACAATGTGCCTGTTACACAAAATTGGCCAGGAGCTTTTGCGGCTGTACATAATCATGTGGTTGATTATCCGCCATCTGCAGGGGATGTTTATACTGCTGTGACATTGGTTTCAAATAACCCTAACTTTGTCACATCATATATTAATTTGCCAAATGGAGATTCATATGCTATGGTTGTGACAAACCCTGAATTAGCTAAAGAGTTTGTTACAAAATATCCTAAAGACCAAACAGATAACAATCCTCCGGAATTTCCCATAGTAATCTTTGACCACTTGCAGGATCTTGTACCTATAATGGGGTCAAGTACAGAAGGAAAAATAAATGCGATTGTTGCAACTTTAGACAAGTATAAATCGGGAATATCTATCTTAAAAAAAGACTCAGTTGATGGTTCATATGTAAAAATAGCAATTAAGCAAACCACAATAAATGGCATTACAAATTATCAACTAATTAATTGTCCATGACTAATAAATAATTAAAAATGAAAAAAATAATTAGATTTTTAATACTATTTTTAATAGCAACAGTTCTATATAGTTGTAAGGGAGTGCCAATGGTACAAACGACAAGAGAGATGAAAGAACTAAAAGTTAATGAATCAAAATTTGTAAATAAACCACTTAAATATTTACTTAAAGAAATAGGTCCTCAAATAAAAACTGGTATAGGACAAAATGAGGATCAATTCTTTTTTAGTTTTAGATTTACCACTTTAGAACAACAAAAACTAAATCAAGGAAGTTTAGATGATAGAGTATCTTTATATGTGTATGTAAAGGAACGTATTGACTGGCAATGGGAAAAAAGACCTAAAGGAATTGAAAGCGTCTGGACAAAAGAAGATGCCAAAAAATATGGGAATCTTATTGTAGTTAGAATAAAAATAATTGAAAAAAATAATATTCAATAGGTATTAGATTAACATGATTATTAATTAAGATTGTACTAAAAAACAGAAACAAGCTACAACCCTAAAAAAGTTGTAGTTTTGTTTTGTACAAAATGGCTAACAGGTTCTGATGGTTCTGACACAGGAGATTCTTGCGATCCATTAAGCAGTGCGTATAATCCCTATCAATGTGGAGGTGACACAGGAGATCCTTGTGACCCATACAGCTACGCTTATGATCATATGAGCTGCAACTATTGGAATTCAGATCCGCCAAATAATGATGACGACCCTTGTACATTCTCTACACTTCAGGCAGCAATTGGAGCAACGACATTTTTTGCGAATCATGCTTTACAACTATCAAATAATTTTTCCCCTTTTTCAACTACTAGTGGACAAAATGAAGAAGGCTTTGTAATTATTGAGGTTAATGGAGTAATTAGTTCAGGGATATTTGATACCAATGGGGCTTTACTTCCGGAGGAATTCAAACTGCTGGTACAAATGGAGGTTTTATAAAAATTTCAAATCATACCATTTCTGATGTACATACCCATCCGGCTGGTGGAATTCCCAGACCTAGTGCTGAAGATCTTTGGTCTTTAGCCGATTCGAAAAGTTTTTCACCGAATTTTTCGGATTCATATGTTATTGCAGCAGATGGAACAAAATATGATCTGCATATTTCTGATGTGAGTAAATTAGAAAATTTCAAGGAACTTAATGGAGATTTTTATGACCCCGCTACTAAAGGTTTTAAAGATGGAACTCCTTTAAGTATTGACTATAACCAGATGATTAATCCATTCACTACAAACAATCATATGAGTATTGAAGAAGCTCGTGAAAGAGCATATGCATATGTAGTAAAGGATGACGGAATTGATTTATTAAAAGCCGCATCAGGATCGAATGAATTTAAAAAAATTGATGTAAAACCATCCAAAAATCCGGACGGCACTGAGAAAAAAGATGCAATGGGTTTTACTATTTATGAAAGCGTAGATTGTCTATAAAATTAATTAAAAAAAAGATGAAAAAAGTAACAATAATTTTCTGCATAATAATCTTAGGTGCTTGTGCATGTAAAAAAGAAGCTACTGCAAAAGAAGAAAAAAAGTATTATAAAAACCCAACAAAACTTACTTTAAATGATTTTAAAGGGGATACTTTGGCATACGTGCAAACCAAAATTCTAGACAACAAAGAATATTATATTGGGAAAAAATTTGAGGTTTTGCTTAACGACCTTAATATACCTATAAATAATTTTCTGTTTTCTGAGGATGATAATAATATTGCATCTGTAAGTAGTACTATTTTTTTAATTTATGATGGCTTTGAAATAAAAAATAAATTGACTAGAGGGGAAATCCCTGTTAATCTTGTTGTACGATGGAATCCCCCTTTAAAAGCGGAAGATCTTAAAAAATTAAACGGAGAAATGGGAAAACGTGGCGAGTGGAATCCTAAAAATGAGGCTTATTTTAGAGAACAAATAGTCGAAAATATTGTAAAAACTGATTACAATCTTGAAAAGTATAAAAAAAAATAAATACTTATGGTTACTCTAGGATTTAGCATGGTTGAACAAGATTTAACCTAGCAGCCTGAAGTGTTGTCTAAAATGCAGGTGTCCTGTTTGAAGTCTATTCATTATGTTCGGGGGGTAAAGTACCTATAAATTTGATCTTTTTTACTAAACAAACTGCAACTCTAAGAAAAGTTGCAGTTTGTTGTTTTTGTAATACCACTAATGATTACATTATATCCAGTGGCTTTGGTATAATAAGTCTTTGCGGAAAATTCATCAAGGTGTGCAAAATGGAGATAAATGTTATATAGCTTTGGGAGCTGGTTTACTCGCTTTAGATATTGTCTCACTTGGAGAAGGTTCTGCTATTACACAAGGTGTCGGGACTGCACTGAGGCCTTTAGGGTTTAAATTATTTATTAATTGTATCTAATTTGTACCTCAGATTCATTTTAGATTATTTAATACTGCGGAATTAATTTTTTGGAAGTGAAATTCTTTTGATAGTGTATTACTAAATCATATCAATACTGTTTTGATTGCTAGTGGGTACCAAGCTTTAACATTATAAATATAAATGGAAGAAATAAATAACTTTAGGTGGCTTAGATTTATAAAAAATATAAGAATCCTCAATGTAATTATGTATGCTTTACTAATATTTTTTGGAAATATATACCAGCATTTCATTCTTGTGCTGTTGTTCTTATACCTGCATTTATTTGCGATTTTATTATTTATAATTTTGGAGATTAGATATGTAGTGTTGACAAGAAAGAACTTTTTAGAACATATTTTTACAAACTGGCTTGTATTTTTAGGGTTTTTAATTTTGACATATGATATCGCTAAAATATTTTTACCCAAGAGTTAGTACACCCATGTGTGTTTAAGTAGGAATCACAGCCAAGGCTGGCTGGATTTGCTCTTAAGAATTTAATAAAAGAATAAACTACGCTTCTAAAAAGTCGTGGTTTATTCTTTTTTTTATAGTATATATTAGAAGGTTAATGTAAGAGTTGTTTGGGTATAGTTCTAGGGTTTAAAGGACGCTCCAGCGCACCGCATAACGGCATCAAATCCATAATTCATGTTAGAACCAACTGTGTTACATCAATAGATTTTAACCACCTTTTGGTTGTATTAATTTTTATTTTTTTGACTATAACTTTGTTTTAGATAAACAAATGATATAATAAAAGAAGGTATTCATTTTTACGCTATGAGTCAATCGAAGAATTTGAAAGGATATTAGTTCAATTATATATAATGTAACTTTCAATTTGTATCTTAATTGCACCTCATAATATTTTGTATCGCTTAGTACTTCAAAAACTAATTTTTGGAGTTGTAATTCGTAAATATTTCATGATATCACCTGATTCGCTTTAGCTATGAAAAATATAAACGAAAACAAAAACAAGTTAGCTCATTCATTATAAGAATGTAAAAAAAGGTGCCAATTGTCTTAAATTGGCGCCATTTGCTGTAGTGACCTCTAAGTTTGAGATGATCACCTTAATGGGACTAGGACCATATTCCCTTGAAAACACAGGTTTCTAATTTTTATTAATATCGGGAACGGGACTCGAACCCTCCTGATAAAAAAACTAAAAAACAACGTAATCTAAAAGTTTCGAACCTAAACTCGTTAACGCTTTATTTTACTGAATTTCGATTTTTCAAAAATACCATGTGCCACGATTCTGCCACAAAACTTAATTTAAAGTTTTACAC encodes:
- a CDS encoding T9SS type A sorting domain-containing protein — protein: MQWKIHQKHPITGDISGNYTGSLLRYDFSGQNIISSTPLEIDLHQEEKQLAGEWKETGGDAVVFAARIQENAIVFKDSKIDRTEHFYKGRSNTYEFKEAQLQLLQTDESLFIIGNLQLYNIEERENEKPMYIILEKKQSRPVTTASEILSKIVVYPNPFESSFQLSFDLTETTNVTASVHSLSGQLLYTTQWDSLSQGTLSKTISLNAPSGYYVLRLNYGQEVKTAILIKK
- the ilvD gene encoding dihydroxy-acid dehydratase, whose translation is MRSDEVKKGVQRTPHRALLRATGLKNEDFGKPFIGVANSFIEIIPGHFFLNKVAEIIKEEIRANGCVPFEFNTIGIDDGIAMGHDGMLYSLPSREIIANSIESVMNAHKLDAMIAIPNCDKIVPGMIMGALRVDVPTIFVSGGPMSKGYTKNGAPIDLATAFEAVGKHEAGKITEEELYDIECNACPSGGSCSGMFTANSMNTLMEAMGIALPGNGTILAQTPEREELYRQAARRICTIAKDQNEIEKFKLRNILNENAVRNAFAVDMAMGGSSNTVLHMLAIANEADVDFQLKDINTISGNVSHIAKISPSLSTVHMEDINRAGGVNAVMKEMNKRGSGVLIDNLTISGETLLEKIANAEIKDTNIIHTIDNPYSKVGGLAILYGNLAEQGAVIKTAGLTGTRVFTGKAVCFDGQTEAIAGIMMGKVKAGNVVVIRYEGPKGGPGMQEMLSPTSLIMGMGLGSSVALITDGRFSGATRGASIGHVSPEAAEGGMIGLLKDGDEIHIDVDGYTLSVNLSHDEINARKAVFQPTKKMLTSKWLGQYRALVTNASNGAVLKTDLLG
- a CDS encoding Crp/Fnr family transcriptional regulator — its product is MKKVLAQLIKDETTINEEQLDNVLSFFKPYNASKNQLLLRENQTADQIFFINKGCLRLYYSNNDHSISTRFMAFENTFLTSIVSFISRESSLEYIEAVENSELLVISHHDFFRLRETIPQWDKMYIYILEYGLTVITSKLNSLLTQNASERYRGLLKNNPELVQRLSNANLAAYLNISPETLSRIKSQI
- a CDS encoding IS110 family transposase; protein product: MKEKNQISMEIVNPKAAGIDIGSRGHFVAIGQKEEHIREFGVYNEDLKAISNWLKENGILTIAMESTGTYWQALYAVLLNDGFQVILCNGKFTKNIL